Proteins from one Corallococcus exiguus genomic window:
- a CDS encoding cupin domain-containing protein has product MPTLIPKPIRVTAVGNKPKLIDEYVGRVNSKTSNISVAHMRSPGGWEEPGQTPEFREITLVLAGTLRVEHKGGVMDVHAGQTVVCEPGEWVRYSTPEEDGAEYVAICTPAFSPGTVHRDD; this is encoded by the coding sequence ATGCCCACGCTCATCCCGAAGCCCATCCGCGTGACGGCCGTGGGCAACAAGCCGAAGCTCATCGACGAGTACGTGGGCCGGGTGAACTCCAAGACGTCCAACATCAGCGTGGCCCACATGCGCAGCCCCGGTGGGTGGGAGGAGCCGGGCCAGACGCCCGAGTTCCGTGAAATCACCCTGGTGCTCGCGGGCACGCTGCGGGTGGAGCACAAGGGCGGGGTGATGGACGTCCACGCCGGCCAGACGGTGGTGTGCGAGCCCGGCGAGTGGGTCCGCTACAGCACCCCCGAGGAGGACGGCGCGGAGTACGTGGCCATCTGCACCCCGGCGTTCTCCCCGGGCACGGTGCACCGGGACGACTGA
- a CDS encoding phenylalanine--tRNA ligase beta subunit-related protein produces MLTVDNHPLLDLIAFTSTFPAPLGDLPAPDWLQALLKPGATAPIQSDDAVRGAVRDLLRHGGYKPTGRGKPASEYLVRASGDGTLGTINAAVDACNAVSLHSGLPISVVDLDKAQAPFRVSTAIQGDRYVFNASGQTIDLEGLLCLFDAQGPCANAVKDAQRTKTDATTRRTLTLLWGTKELKGHTERAFTWYRELLERLGATVEPVR; encoded by the coding sequence GTGCTGACCGTCGACAACCATCCCCTCCTCGACCTCATCGCCTTCACCTCCACTTTTCCCGCTCCCCTGGGGGACCTGCCCGCGCCCGACTGGCTGCAAGCCCTGCTGAAGCCCGGCGCCACCGCCCCCATCCAGAGTGACGACGCCGTCCGGGGCGCCGTGCGCGACCTGCTCCGCCACGGCGGCTACAAGCCCACGGGCCGGGGCAAGCCCGCGTCCGAGTACCTGGTGCGAGCCTCCGGCGATGGCACCCTGGGCACCATCAACGCCGCGGTGGACGCCTGCAACGCCGTGTCCCTGCACAGCGGCCTGCCCATCAGCGTCGTGGACCTGGACAAGGCCCAGGCCCCCTTCCGCGTCTCCACCGCCATCCAGGGCGACCGCTACGTCTTCAACGCCTCCGGGCAGACCATCGACCTGGAGGGCCTTCTGTGCCTCTTCGACGCACAGGGGCCGTGCGCCAACGCGGTGAAGGACGCCCAGCGCACCAAGACGGACGCCACCACGCGCCGCACCCTCACGCTGCTGTGGGGCACCAAGGAGCTCAAGGGCCACACCGAGCGCGCCTTCACCTGGTACCGCGAGTTGCTGGAGCGCCTGGGCGCCACCGTCGAGCCCGTGCGCTGA
- a CDS encoding nucleotidyltransferase family protein: protein MSDTASTNRQERTLQIAERVVGLLEQHGISAAVIGAIALAVHYYPRQTEDFDLAININPFPRFRQLDEVLRAEGFETDLSYPDAEDPLGGVLRVSGEDFETIEIVNFQNPWPGAKDNTTLAQEAIQSASLALNPGSRLRVVDLPHLIALKLFAGGWKSKADVMELLERNRQHLDVAGLRDVCERHGMGPALRPLLEELGIS from the coding sequence GTGAGCGACACAGCCAGTACCAATCGGCAGGAGCGGACGCTCCAGATTGCCGAGCGTGTGGTTGGCCTCCTGGAACAGCACGGCATCTCCGCCGCGGTGATTGGTGCCATTGCCCTGGCCGTGCACTACTACCCGCGCCAGACGGAAGACTTCGACCTGGCCATCAACATCAATCCCTTCCCCCGGTTTCGTCAGCTTGACGAGGTTCTACGGGCGGAGGGGTTCGAGACAGATCTCAGTTACCCCGATGCGGAAGATCCCCTGGGCGGAGTCCTTCGTGTCTCAGGAGAGGACTTCGAGACCATCGAGATCGTGAACTTCCAGAATCCATGGCCCGGCGCGAAGGACAACACCACGCTTGCGCAAGAGGCCATTCAGTCCGCGTCGTTGGCCTTGAACCCAGGCAGTCGCCTCCGTGTCGTCGATCTTCCCCACCTCATCGCCTTGAAGCTGTTCGCGGGAGGATGGAAGTCGAAGGCCGACGTCATGGAGCTTCTGGAGCGCAACCGGCAACACCTGGATGTCGCCGGGCTACGTGATGTCTGCGAGCGCCATGGGATGGGGCCAGCCCTTCGGCCCCTCCTCGAAGAGCTCGGGATTTCCTAG
- a CDS encoding ABC-F family ATP-binding cassette domain-containing protein, giving the protein MIRLDNIGKQHGQQILFIEASAALHKGEKVGLVGPNGAGKTTLFRMMTGQEYPDEGQVSIDRGVTIGYFSQDVGEMNGRSAVSEVMDGAGPVSTVAAEMKHLEAAMGDPDQADNMEKLVERYGVVQGRFEELGGYALEGRAREILAGLGFSEEMMDGDVGKLSGGWKMRVALSRILLMRPDAMFLDEPSNHLDLESLIWLEGFLKGYEGGLLMTSHDREFMNRIVTKVVEIDGGSLTTYSGNYDFYEGQRAQNEAQQQAQYERQQAMLAKEIKFIERFKARASHAAQVQSRVKKLEKIEKVEPPKRRSTVLFEFQPPPRSGDDVVNLKNVSKGYGKRTIYDGLDFLVRRAERWCVMGVNGAGKSTLLKLVTGSTQPDEGSVALGGSVKMGYFAQHAMDLLDGEKTVFDQLADSFPRAGQGSLRALAGCFGFSGDEVEKKCRVLSGGEKARLVMAQMLYDPPNFLVLDEPTNHLDMGTKEMLITALSRYEGTMLFVSHDRHFLGALSNRVLELTPDGIHKYGGGYTEYVARTGQEAPGLRS; this is encoded by the coding sequence ATGATCCGTCTCGACAACATCGGCAAGCAACACGGTCAGCAGATCCTCTTCATCGAGGCGTCGGCCGCTCTCCACAAGGGCGAGAAGGTGGGCCTGGTGGGCCCGAACGGCGCGGGCAAGACGACGCTGTTCCGGATGATGACCGGCCAGGAGTACCCGGACGAAGGACAGGTCTCCATCGACCGCGGCGTCACCATTGGCTACTTCAGCCAGGACGTCGGTGAGATGAACGGCCGCAGCGCGGTGTCCGAAGTGATGGACGGCGCGGGCCCGGTGAGCACCGTCGCGGCGGAGATGAAGCATCTGGAAGCCGCCATGGGTGACCCGGACCAGGCGGACAACATGGAGAAGCTCGTCGAGCGCTACGGCGTCGTGCAGGGCCGGTTCGAGGAGCTGGGCGGGTACGCGCTGGAGGGCCGCGCGCGGGAAATCCTCGCGGGCCTGGGCTTCAGCGAAGAGATGATGGACGGCGACGTGGGCAAGCTGTCGGGCGGCTGGAAGATGCGCGTGGCGCTCTCCCGCATCCTGCTGATGCGGCCGGACGCGATGTTCCTGGACGAGCCTTCCAACCACCTGGACCTGGAATCGCTCATCTGGCTGGAGGGCTTCCTCAAGGGGTACGAGGGCGGCCTGCTGATGACGTCGCACGATCGCGAGTTCATGAACCGCATCGTGACGAAGGTGGTGGAGATCGACGGCGGTTCGCTGACGACGTACTCGGGCAACTACGACTTCTACGAAGGCCAGCGCGCGCAGAACGAGGCGCAGCAGCAGGCGCAGTACGAGCGTCAGCAGGCGATGCTCGCGAAGGAGATCAAGTTCATCGAGCGGTTCAAGGCCCGCGCGTCGCACGCGGCGCAGGTGCAGAGCCGGGTGAAGAAGCTGGAGAAGATTGAAAAGGTGGAGCCGCCGAAGCGCCGCTCCACGGTGCTCTTCGAGTTCCAGCCGCCGCCGCGTTCAGGTGACGACGTGGTGAACCTGAAGAACGTGAGCAAGGGCTACGGCAAGCGGACCATCTACGACGGCCTGGACTTCCTGGTGCGCCGCGCGGAGCGCTGGTGCGTGATGGGCGTGAACGGCGCGGGCAAGTCCACGTTGCTGAAGCTGGTGACGGGCTCGACGCAGCCGGATGAAGGCTCGGTGGCGTTGGGTGGCAGCGTGAAGATGGGTTACTTCGCGCAGCACGCCATGGACCTGCTGGACGGAGAGAAGACGGTCTTCGACCAGCTGGCGGATTCGTTCCCGAGGGCGGGGCAGGGTTCGCTGAGGGCGCTGGCGGGCTGCTTCGGGTTCAGCGGCGACGAGGTGGAGAAGAAGTGCCGGGTGTTGTCGGGAGGAGAGAAGGCGCGTCTGGTGATGGCGCAGATGCTCTACGACCCGCCGAACTTCCTGGTGCTGGACGAGCCCACGAACCACCTGGACATGGGCACGAAGGAGATGCTGATCACGGCGCTGTCGCGCTACGAGGGCACGATGTTGTTCGTGTCCCACGACCGGCACTTCCTGGGAGCGCTGTCCAACCGCGTGCTGGAGCTGACGCCGGACGGCATCCACAAGTACGGCGGCGGCTACACGGAGTACGTCGCGCGCACCGGTCAGGAAGCCCCGGGTCTGCGCAGCTAG
- a CDS encoding gluconokinase, which yields MVVIVMGVSGTGKSTVGQALADRLGWTFVDADDLHSVENRRKMAAGTPLTDVDRQPWLELLRARMEKALDADEDLVLAFSGLKEFYRARLTVDAGRERWVYLHAPASVIRERLQQRLGHFMPASLLASQLETLEVPRDAFTVDVTPPPDVVVQRILDGLALLPG from the coding sequence ATGGTGGTCATCGTCATGGGCGTTTCAGGCACCGGGAAGTCCACCGTGGGCCAGGCGCTCGCGGACCGGCTGGGGTGGACGTTCGTGGACGCGGACGACCTGCACTCGGTGGAGAACCGCCGGAAGATGGCCGCGGGCACGCCGCTGACGGACGTGGACCGGCAGCCCTGGCTGGAGCTGCTGCGCGCGAGGATGGAGAAGGCGTTGGACGCGGACGAGGACCTGGTGCTGGCGTTCTCCGGCCTCAAGGAGTTCTACCGCGCGCGACTCACCGTGGACGCCGGGCGCGAGCGCTGGGTGTACCTGCACGCGCCCGCGTCCGTCATCCGCGAGCGGCTCCAGCAGCGCCTGGGCCACTTCATGCCGGCGTCGCTGCTGGCCAGCCAGTTGGAGACGCTGGAGGTGCCCAGGGACGCCTTCACCGTGGACGTGACGCCGCCGCCGGACGTGGTGGTGCAGCGCATCCTGGACGGGCTGGCGCTACTGCCCGGGTAG